One genomic region from Rosa rugosa chromosome 1, drRosRugo1.1, whole genome shotgun sequence encodes:
- the LOC133717226 gene encoding folate transporter 1, chloroplastic isoform X2 gives MSSSSSPPQWQWENATAGAVAGFATVAAMHPLDVVRTRFQVNDGRISNLPTYKNTANAIFTIARLEGLRGLYAGFSPAVIGSTVSWGLYFFFYGRAKQRYSKNGDEKLSPGLHLASAAEAGALVSLCTNPIWLVKTRLQLQTPLHQTRPYSGFYDALRTIMREEGFAALYKGLGPSLFLVSHGAIQFTAYEELRKVIVDLKSKQGTNNSGSSDTVLNSLDYAALGASSKVAAILLSYPFQVIRSRLQQRPSSEGIPRYMDSWHVIRETARFEGVRGFYRGITPNLLKNVPAASITFIVYENKHYLRLKMWE, from the exons atgtcgtcgtcgtcgtcgccgCCGCAGTGGCAGTGGGAAAACGCCACCGCCGGCGCCGTCGCCGGCTTCGCAACCGTTGCCGCTATGCATCCCCTCGACGTCGTCCGCACCAGGTTTCAAGTCAACGACGGCCGAATCTCCAATCTTCCGACTTACAAGAACACGGCGAACGCTATCTTCACCATTGCTCGATTGGAG GGACTGAGAGGACTCTATGCAGGTTTCTCTCCTGCTGTGATTGGCTCCACTGTTTCCTGGGGTTTATATTTCTTCTT CTATGGAAGAGCCAAACAGAGGTATTCTAAAAACGGGGATGAGAAGCTGAGTCCTGGTCTTCATCTTGCTTCTGCAGCAGAAGCTGGTGCTCTG GTTTCTTTGTGCACAAATCCTATTTGGCTTGTAAAAACAAGACTGCAGCTTCAGACTCCTCTCCATCAAACACGCCCTTATTCTGGTTTTTATG ATGCCTTGAGAACCATAATGAGAGAGGAAGGATTTGCTGCACTGTATAAGGGTCTTGGTCCTAGTCTTTTTCTG GTCTCCCATGGTGCTATTCAATTCACTGCATATGAAGAACTCCGTAAAGTTATTGTTGACTTGAAGTCTAAACAAGGCACAAATAATTCTGGAAGTTCGGATACTGTATTG AATTCACTTGACTATGCAGCCTTAGGGGCATCATCGAAAGTCGCTGCCATTCTTCTATCATATCCATTCCAG GTTATACGATCTCGATTGCAG CAACGACCTAGTTCTGAGGGAATTCCAAGATATATGGATAGCTGGCATGTAATAAGGGAAACAGCACG GTTTGAGGGTGTTCGAGGCTTCTACAGGGGAATTACACCAAACCTTCTAAAAAATGTTCCTGCTGCTTCAATAACATTTATTGTATATGAAAAT AAACATTATTTGAGGTTGAAAATGTGGGAATGA
- the LOC133717217 gene encoding uncharacterized protein LOC133717217 — MVNMSEVSHQRIKTNGIWMHIAEQGTGPLVLLLHGFPEIWYSWRHQIGYLAKHGYHVVAPDMRGYGDTDSPLSPSSYSLLHLVGDLIDLLDHFGQQQAFVVGHDYGAIVAWHLSLFRPDRVKALVALSAPYFEPSSSIRSIESFRQGFGEGCYVCQFQEPGRAERSFARYDYLTVMKKFLLYNKTDYLVAPPGMELIDYLETPAKLPPWITEEDLQVYAEKFEESGFTGALNYFRTLESYWELMGPWRGKRISVPAKFILGDKDIGYDALGTGEYVKGDVFKSLVPNLEVVILDGHHFIQQEKPQEVSHEILSFISEFSTE; from the exons ATGGTGAACATGAGTGAGGTAAGTCACCAAAGGATCAAAACCAATGGAATATGGATGCACATAGCAGAACAAGGGACAGGGCCTCTTGTGCTTCTTCTCCATGGCTTCCCCGAAATATGGTACTCGTGGCGCCATCAAATTGGTTACTTGGCTAAACATGGCTACCATGTGGTTGCACCAGATATGAGAGGCTATGGTGACACTGACTCACCTCTCAGCCCTAGCTCATACTCTCTTCTTCACCTTGTTGGAGACCTTATTGATCTTCTTGACCATTTTGGTCAACAACAG GCATTTGTGGTGGGACATGACTATGGAGCTATTGTTGCTTGGCATCTGAGTCTGTTCCGGCCTGATAGAGTCAAGGCATTGGTTGCACTATCTGCTCCGTACTTTGAACCATCTTCAAGTATCAGGAGTATTGAATCTTTCAGGCAAGGTTTTGGTGAAGGATGTTATGTTTGTCAGTTTCAG GAACCGGGAAGGGCAGAAAGATCTTTTGCGAGATATGACTATTTGACAGTGATGAAGAAGTTCTTGCTGTATAACAAGACAGATTATCTGGTAGCTCCACCTGGGATGGAGCTTATAGATTATCTGGAGACACCAGCAAAATTGCCACCATGGATAACTGAGGAGGACCTCCAAGTCTATGCTGAAAAGTTTGAGGAATCTGGTTTCACTGGTGCTCTCAATTATTTTCGAACCCTTGAGTC GTACTGGGAGCTAATGGGACCATGGCGAGGAAAAAGGATTAGTGTTCCAGCAAAGTTCATTCTAGGTGACAAAGATATTGGTTATGATGCTCTGGGCACCGGAGAATATGTGAAAGGAGATGTTTTCAAGAGTCTGGTACCGAACCTGGAAGTCGTAATTTTAGATGGTCACCATTTTATCCAGCAAGAGAAACCTCAGGAAGTCTCCCACGAAATTCTCTCCTTCATAAGCGAATTTTCTACAGAATAG
- the LOC133717226 gene encoding folate transporter 1, chloroplastic isoform X1, translated as MSSSSSPPQWQWENATAGAVAGFATVAAMHPLDVVRTRFQVNDGRISNLPTYKNTANAIFTIARLEGLRGLYAGFSPAVIGSTVSWGLYFFFYGRAKQRYSKNGDEKLSPGLHLASAAEAGALVSLCTNPIWLVKTRLQLQTPLHQTRPYSGFYDALRTIMREEGFAALYKGLGPSLFLQVSHGAIQFTAYEELRKVIVDLKSKQGTNNSGSSDTVLNSLDYAALGASSKVAAILLSYPFQVIRSRLQQRPSSEGIPRYMDSWHVIRETARFEGVRGFYRGITPNLLKNVPAASITFIVYENKHYLRLKMWE; from the exons atgtcgtcgtcgtcgtcgccgCCGCAGTGGCAGTGGGAAAACGCCACCGCCGGCGCCGTCGCCGGCTTCGCAACCGTTGCCGCTATGCATCCCCTCGACGTCGTCCGCACCAGGTTTCAAGTCAACGACGGCCGAATCTCCAATCTTCCGACTTACAAGAACACGGCGAACGCTATCTTCACCATTGCTCGATTGGAG GGACTGAGAGGACTCTATGCAGGTTTCTCTCCTGCTGTGATTGGCTCCACTGTTTCCTGGGGTTTATATTTCTTCTT CTATGGAAGAGCCAAACAGAGGTATTCTAAAAACGGGGATGAGAAGCTGAGTCCTGGTCTTCATCTTGCTTCTGCAGCAGAAGCTGGTGCTCTG GTTTCTTTGTGCACAAATCCTATTTGGCTTGTAAAAACAAGACTGCAGCTTCAGACTCCTCTCCATCAAACACGCCCTTATTCTGGTTTTTATG ATGCCTTGAGAACCATAATGAGAGAGGAAGGATTTGCTGCACTGTATAAGGGTCTTGGTCCTAGTCTTTTTCTG CAGGTCTCCCATGGTGCTATTCAATTCACTGCATATGAAGAACTCCGTAAAGTTATTGTTGACTTGAAGTCTAAACAAGGCACAAATAATTCTGGAAGTTCGGATACTGTATTG AATTCACTTGACTATGCAGCCTTAGGGGCATCATCGAAAGTCGCTGCCATTCTTCTATCATATCCATTCCAG GTTATACGATCTCGATTGCAG CAACGACCTAGTTCTGAGGGAATTCCAAGATATATGGATAGCTGGCATGTAATAAGGGAAACAGCACG GTTTGAGGGTGTTCGAGGCTTCTACAGGGGAATTACACCAAACCTTCTAAAAAATGTTCCTGCTGCTTCAATAACATTTATTGTATATGAAAAT AAACATTATTTGAGGTTGAAAATGTGGGAATGA
- the LOC133717226 gene encoding folate transporter 1, chloroplastic isoform X4, with the protein MSSSSSPPQWQWENATAGAVAGFATVAAMHPLDVVRTRFQVNDGRISNLPTYKNTANAIFTIARLEGLRGLYAGFSPAVIGSTVSWGLYFFFYGRAKQRYSKNGDEKLSPGLHLASAAEAGALVSLCTNPIWLVKTRLQLQTPLHQTRPYSGFYDALRTIMREEGFAALYKGLGPSLFLVSHGAIQFTAYEELRKVIVDLKSKQGTNNSGSSDTVLNSLDYAALGASSKVAAILLSYPFQVIRSRLQQRPSSEGIPRYMDSWHVIRETARFEGVRGFYRGITPNLLKNVPAASITFIVYENVLKFLK; encoded by the exons atgtcgtcgtcgtcgtcgccgCCGCAGTGGCAGTGGGAAAACGCCACCGCCGGCGCCGTCGCCGGCTTCGCAACCGTTGCCGCTATGCATCCCCTCGACGTCGTCCGCACCAGGTTTCAAGTCAACGACGGCCGAATCTCCAATCTTCCGACTTACAAGAACACGGCGAACGCTATCTTCACCATTGCTCGATTGGAG GGACTGAGAGGACTCTATGCAGGTTTCTCTCCTGCTGTGATTGGCTCCACTGTTTCCTGGGGTTTATATTTCTTCTT CTATGGAAGAGCCAAACAGAGGTATTCTAAAAACGGGGATGAGAAGCTGAGTCCTGGTCTTCATCTTGCTTCTGCAGCAGAAGCTGGTGCTCTG GTTTCTTTGTGCACAAATCCTATTTGGCTTGTAAAAACAAGACTGCAGCTTCAGACTCCTCTCCATCAAACACGCCCTTATTCTGGTTTTTATG ATGCCTTGAGAACCATAATGAGAGAGGAAGGATTTGCTGCACTGTATAAGGGTCTTGGTCCTAGTCTTTTTCTG GTCTCCCATGGTGCTATTCAATTCACTGCATATGAAGAACTCCGTAAAGTTATTGTTGACTTGAAGTCTAAACAAGGCACAAATAATTCTGGAAGTTCGGATACTGTATTG AATTCACTTGACTATGCAGCCTTAGGGGCATCATCGAAAGTCGCTGCCATTCTTCTATCATATCCATTCCAG GTTATACGATCTCGATTGCAG CAACGACCTAGTTCTGAGGGAATTCCAAGATATATGGATAGCTGGCATGTAATAAGGGAAACAGCACG GTTTGAGGGTGTTCGAGGCTTCTACAGGGGAATTACACCAAACCTTCTAAAAAATGTTCCTGCTGCTTCAATAACATTTATTGTATATGAAAATGTACTGAAATTTCTAAAATAG
- the LOC133742445 gene encoding eukaryotic translation initiation factor 5B-like, whose amino-acid sequence MARPAKKEVEAKKKPVVVEVKTQEKPSPQPSPAPQKPLSSAALANAFDLLDEDSSDLISIVDAKEDDAFVAAEIKRIEEEKKAARESKIKAREEEKKAAREAKKRAIQEKKVYEASILRFHSARPNLSFSRPSALASDGVQSQLAKNLSGLELQAKESQGAPVEQEAASVDGSSSKSSDGRRRANMNGSLRRKQKKKKAEGEKKEGKDQQEKQDSNNGAPVVNSNYPRSYTLKEYEEKKKKREEDEKNKKADAINNGMDHRQQKFDNGGPRRFANGGPRRFNNGGQRFDKQQALAEEALVKEDASFSLEDADFPVLEKQVPAVKAPAEEVVAGKAVVAKAPTGKTVAGKAVAKKSGAKKA is encoded by the coding sequence ATGGCTCGCCCGGCTAAGAAGGAGGTGGAGGCTAAGAAGAAGCCGGTTGTGGTGGAGGTGAAAACCCAAGAGAAGCCCTCACCACAACCCTCTCCTGCTCCTCAAAAACCCTTATCGTCGGCTGCCCTGGCCAATGCCTTTGATCTGTTGGATGAGGACTCTTCAGATCTCATCAGCATCGTCGATGCGAAAGAAGATGATGCTTTTGTAGCAGCAGAGATAAAGAGGAtcgaggaggagaagaaggcaGCGAGGGAATCCAAGATTAAGGCcagggaggaggagaagaaggccGCGAGAGAGGCTAAGAAGAGGGCTATCCAAGAGAAGAAGGTTTATGAAGCCTCGATTCTCAGGTTCCACAGCGCTCGTCCTAATCTTAGTTTTTCCAGACCATCTGCTTTGGCTAGTGATGGTGTGCAGTCCCAATTAGCCAAGAACCTGAGCGGGTTGGAGTTGCAGGCGAAGGAGAGTCAAGGTGCTCCTGTGGAACAGGAGGCTGCTAGTGTTGATGGAAGCAGCAGCAAGAGTTCTGATGGGAGGAGGAGAGCAAATATGAATGGAAGCTTGCGGcgaaaacagaagaagaagaaggctgaAGGAGAGAAAAAGGAGGGAAAGGATCAACAGGAAAAGCAAGACAGCAACAATGGTGCTCCTGTTGTGAATAGCAACTATCCTCGTTCTTACACTTTGAAAGAatatgaggagaagaagaagaagagagaagaagatgagaagaaCAAAAAAGCCGATGCCATCAATAATGGGATGGATCATAGACAACAGAAGTTTGACAATGGTGGGCCGAGGAGGTTTGCCAATGGTGGACCGAGGAGGTTTAACAATGGAGGGCAAAGATTTGATAAACAGCAAGCCCTTGCAGAAGAAGCTCTTGTAAAAGAAGATGCTTCATTTAGCTTGGAGGATGCTGATTTTCCGGTTCTTGAAAAACAGGTCCCTGCAGTAAAAGCCCCTGCCGAAGAAGTTGTTGCCGGAAAAGCTGTTGTAGCAAAAGCCCCTACAGGAAAAACTGTTGCAGGAAAAGCTGTGGCAAAAAAATCTGGTGCAAAGAAAGCCTAA
- the LOC133717211 gene encoding uncharacterized protein LOC133717211 — MNMMMMNYQVDHQRIKTNGIWMHVAEKGTGPLVLLIHGFPEFWYAWRHQINFLADNGYHVVAPDLRGYGDSDSPLSPSSYTMMHIVGDLIGLIDHFGQQKVYVVGHDWGAVAGWYLSLFRPDRVMGFVALSVPYYPRSPNCKTVQSIKKIYGDGCHVIQFQEPGRAEKAFARYDYTTVMKKFLLITDKMIAPPDMEIIDFLETKWSLPPWLTEEDIQVYAEKFEESGFTGAFNYYRAMDLTWELLAPWQGSKITVPVKFIVGDKEFGFQSGGANDFVEGDEFKSLVPDLEVVIIDGHHFIQEENPQEVSNQILSFLRKHPMDL, encoded by the exons atgaatatgatgatgatgaattaTCAGGTTGATCACCAAAGGATCAAAACCAATGGAATATGGATGCATGTAGCAGAGAAAGGTACGGGTCCTCTTGTTCTATTGATTCATGGCTTCCCAGAATTCTGGTATGCTTGGCGCCACCAGATCAACTTCTTGGCTGACAACGGTTACCATGTCGTGGCTCCTGATTTGAGAGGCTATGGTGACTCTGACTCTCCCCTCAGCCCCAGCTCCTACACCATGATGCACATAGTTGGAGACCTCATCGGCCTAATTGACCATTTTGGTCAACAAAAG GTGTATGTAGTAGGACATGACTGGGGAGCAGTTGCTGGGTGGTATCTGAGTTTGTTCAGGCCAGACAGAGTTATGGGGTTTGTCGCTCTAAGTGTTCCATACTATCCAAGGTCTCCGAACTGTAAAACTGTCCAATCAATCAAAAAAATCTACGGAGATGGATGTCATGTCATTCAATTCCAG GAACCGGGAAGAGCAGAGAAAGCGTTCGCGAGGTATGACTACACGACAGTGATGAAGAAGTTCTTGCTTATAACCGACAAAATGATAGCCCCTCCGGACATGGAGATCATTGATTTCCTGGAGACAAAATGGTCATTGCCACCATGGCTAACAGAAGAGGATATCCAGGTGTATGCTGAGAAATTTGAGGAATCTGGCTTCACTGGTGCTTTCAACTACTACCGTGCAATGGACCT GACTTGGGAGCTTCTTGCACCCTGGCAAGGATCAAAAATCACAGTTCCCGTGAAGTTCATAGTCGGTGACAAAGAATTTGGTTTCCAGTCTGGTGGCGCAAACGATTTTGTGGAAGGTGATGAGTTCAAGAGCCTTGTCCCGGACCTGGAAGTGGTTATTATAGACGGACACCATTTTATTCAAGAAGAGAACCCTCAAGAAGTCTCCAACCAAATACTTTCCTTCCTGCGTAAACACCCCATGGATCTGTGA
- the LOC133727214 gene encoding uncharacterized protein LOC133727214 encodes MRYLRFISPHLSRIHKTLPQNPNLHSRPYLSSHFAATYTTAAAPEKVSAIADEISGLTLLEVSDLTEVLREKLGIKEMPAMMMMMPGMGIGGLRGGGKGGGAAAGKAEEKKEKTAFDVKLDSFDAAAKIKVIKEVRTFTALGLKEAKDLVEKAPTLLKKGVTKEEAESIVAKMKEVGAVVSME; translated from the coding sequence ATGAGATATTTACGATTCATTTCCCCACATCTTTCTCGAATTCACAAAACCCTCCCCCAGAACCCTAATCTCCACTCAAGACCCTATCTTTCTTCCCACTTCGCCGCCACTTACACCACCGCCGCCGCGCCGGAGAAGGTCTCGGCGATCGCGGACGAGATCTCGGGGCTCACTCTGCTCGAGGTCTCGGACCTGACGGAGGTGCTGAGAGAGAAACTGGGGATAAAGGAGATGCCggcgatgatgatgatgatgccgGGGATGGGAATCGGCGGGCTCCGGGGCGGTGGCAAGGGCGGCGGCGCGGCGGCGGGGAAGGcggaggagaagaaggagaagacgGCGTTCGACGTGAAGCTTGATTCTTTTGATGCGGCGGCGAAGATTAAAGTGATTAAGGAGGTGAGGACGTTTACGGCGTTGGGGTTGAAGGAGGCTAAGGACTTGGTGGAGAAGGCCCCTACGCTGTTGAAGAAGGGGGTTACGAAGGAGGAGGCGGAGTCGATTGTGGCGAAGATGAAGGAAGTTGGTGCTGTAGTTTCGATGGAGTGA
- the LOC133717226 gene encoding folate transporter 1, chloroplastic isoform X3 produces MSSSSSPPQWQWENATAGAVAGFATVAAMHPLDVVRTRFQVNDGRISNLPTYKNTANAIFTIARLEGLRGLYAGFSPAVIGSTVSWGLYFFFYGRAKQRYSKNGDEKLSPGLHLASAAEAGALVSLCTNPIWLVKTRLQLQTPLHQTRPYSGFYDALRTIMREEGFAALYKGLGPSLFLQVSHGAIQFTAYEELRKVIVDLKSKQGTNNSGSSDTVLNSLDYAALGASSKVAAILLSYPFQVIRSRLQQRPSSEGIPRYMDSWHVIRETARFEGVRGFYRGITPNLLKNVPAASITFIVYENVLKFLK; encoded by the exons atgtcgtcgtcgtcgtcgccgCCGCAGTGGCAGTGGGAAAACGCCACCGCCGGCGCCGTCGCCGGCTTCGCAACCGTTGCCGCTATGCATCCCCTCGACGTCGTCCGCACCAGGTTTCAAGTCAACGACGGCCGAATCTCCAATCTTCCGACTTACAAGAACACGGCGAACGCTATCTTCACCATTGCTCGATTGGAG GGACTGAGAGGACTCTATGCAGGTTTCTCTCCTGCTGTGATTGGCTCCACTGTTTCCTGGGGTTTATATTTCTTCTT CTATGGAAGAGCCAAACAGAGGTATTCTAAAAACGGGGATGAGAAGCTGAGTCCTGGTCTTCATCTTGCTTCTGCAGCAGAAGCTGGTGCTCTG GTTTCTTTGTGCACAAATCCTATTTGGCTTGTAAAAACAAGACTGCAGCTTCAGACTCCTCTCCATCAAACACGCCCTTATTCTGGTTTTTATG ATGCCTTGAGAACCATAATGAGAGAGGAAGGATTTGCTGCACTGTATAAGGGTCTTGGTCCTAGTCTTTTTCTG CAGGTCTCCCATGGTGCTATTCAATTCACTGCATATGAAGAACTCCGTAAAGTTATTGTTGACTTGAAGTCTAAACAAGGCACAAATAATTCTGGAAGTTCGGATACTGTATTG AATTCACTTGACTATGCAGCCTTAGGGGCATCATCGAAAGTCGCTGCCATTCTTCTATCATATCCATTCCAG GTTATACGATCTCGATTGCAG CAACGACCTAGTTCTGAGGGAATTCCAAGATATATGGATAGCTGGCATGTAATAAGGGAAACAGCACG GTTTGAGGGTGTTCGAGGCTTCTACAGGGGAATTACACCAAACCTTCTAAAAAATGTTCCTGCTGCTTCAATAACATTTATTGTATATGAAAATGTACTGAAATTTCTAAAATAG